GAGAAAGTAGCAAAGTTTTTAAAGGAAAATCCTGGACTCGACAAGAAAGCTATCGGGGAATACATTAGcaaaaaggaaaataaaaacATTCTGAATTGTTTTGTTCATAATTTCGATTTGAGAAATACACGAGTTGATCAAGCACTACGACTTTATCTAGAATCTTTCAGGCTTCCTGGCGAAGCGCCACTTATCTCTTTGTTGCTCGAAAAGTTTGCGGAACATTGGCACGTGAGTTTGTTATTCCGTTTCAACGGCAATTTATATAATATGACGACGCTACGAGAATAAACGTAAAGATTGCCGTTTCTTTTCTCAGGATAGTAATGGCAAGCCGTTTACTTCAGCCGATGCAGCGTTTACCTTGGCATACGCCGTAATTATGTTGAACGTTGATCAACATAATTACAACGTAAAACGACAGAATAATCCGATGACTGCAGATGAGTTTAAAAGGAATTTAAAAAAGGTTAACGGTGGTGCTGATTTCGATCAAGAGATGCTCGATGAAATCTATACTTCTATTAAGTATGACTCTTTTATTACCTACCATTTATTAGCAGCTTCAACGCTCGGTTTCATAACTAACtgaataatataattattattattaggaaTGAAGAAATTGTAATGCCAGCTGAACAAACTGGTTTGGTGAAAGACAATTACTTATGGAAAGTATTATTGCGTAGAGGTGCCGGGCCTGAGactttctatttaaaaattggAAATGCTGGTGAATTTATAGACAAGGAATTGGCTGAGCAGGCATGGGCCCCTATTATTAGCGCACTTTGTAGAGCATACGACAAAGCGCCCGATAAAACTTTACAACGTCGAGTCGCGGATACATTTCTTCGGTTTGTTGAGCCTTATCAGATctaaatttaaacaattttatcgAATGATTATCAAGGGTGTCTTTCTTCTAACGTTTCAGTTGCGCCTCAATTAGCGCTCATTATGGTATGAGCAGTGATTTGGACACGCTCGTGGTCAGTTTATGCAAATTCACGGGTCTTGCGACTGGCGCCGAACCTGAACGAGTGGTTCTGCATCTTGGTCGTAGCAGCAAGTGTCAGCTAGCCGCGCGTACTCTTTTCAAAATCTCTCGCATGCACGGAGACGCGATAAGAGCATCATGGAAGAACATTGTCGATTCTCTGCAATCATTGTACAAGGCAAGGCTGTTACCAAAGAGCCTCGTCGAGGGAGAAGATTTTATAGATCCATCAGGGAAGGTATCTTTGCTTCGGGAACCAACTACGCCGAAATCACCACCGGTAGATCAAGGAATATTCTCCAGTTTATATTCGTACATAGCTCTGGATACTTCGCGTATGTCTCATCCCGCGGAGGCAACTGCAAGAAAAAGAGTCATCGAGTTTGTAGCCAACTGCAATCTGAAACAGATCATCGAGGAAAGCAAATTCTTGCAAGTTGAATCTCTCCGCTCTCTTATCGGTGCTTTAGTGTTCTCCAACACTAAGGACGAAGACGTGTCGGTGTTCCTATTGGAGTTACTGCTAGAAGTAACCATTCAGAATCGCGACAGAGTGACTTGTATTTGGCCGATAGTGCAGCCGCACCTGGACGCACTGTTGACAACAGCCGCGCGAGAGAATCATCCTTATCTTCTTGAAAGGGTGGCCGTTGGAATGCTGAGGCTAGCAATCCGATTGTTGCGAGGAGAAGAATGCGCATGGACTGTTCTGCTTCCACTATTACCGTTGACTCATTTGCCGTCTGCGACCGCCGCACCCCTCGCGCGTCAAATTGCGTACGGTTTATTCGAATTGCTGAAAACCGGTGCTGCTAATATTCACAGCACAGAGGATTGGCGAGTGGTGTTCAGTTTGTTAGAGTGTGCCGGAGCTGGTGCGTtgtcaccgaagcagtcgaacACAGTCCTAGACGAGGTCAGCAATTCTAGAACGTCGGTGTTGGACCCTAGACCCATCAGTCCCGTGCCAGAGTGGGCGCTAATGTCTCCTACTGGAACGGAGGCCCCTCTGCCGGTTGCCGCCGATACAATCGTTCTGGATCGCGACTTGCTACCGCACGACCCTGCTGCTCTTGCTAAATGTTGCGAAAGCTTAACGTTTCTAGTCAGAGACGTAGCGCATGTCACTCCATTTAATTTCGAGCTGTGCATTCGTTGCGTGAGGACCTTTGCCGAAGCGGTTCTCCAGAGCACGGGAAAGAGGAGCAGAGTGTGTAATACGACGAAGGAAGCCGCCGGTTACCAGCAGAGTTCCATTCAGTTGTTGGATCTGATGCACACACTGCATACCAGAACTGCTCAAGTGTTTCGATGGTGGGCAGAAGAGGGTAACGCCATGGAAGGAGTCTCTCTGTGGTCGCAGGTATGGAGGCCTTTGTTGCAAGGCATAGCGAGATTGTGCTGCGATGCTCGCCGACCAGTTCGTACCGCAGCCATAACGTATCTTCAAAGCACTTTGCTCGCCCACGATTTAACTCAGTTGTCGGCGGTGGAATGGTCTCAGTGCTTGGAGCAGGTGCTTTTCCCTCTGCTGGCTCAACTTCTGGGACCGATAGCATCGAACGATCCTATCGGCGTAGAGGAAACAAGGGTCAGAGCAGCGATGTTACTATCCAAAGTGTTCCTTCATCACTTGAACCCACTGCTTACTCTTCCCGGATTCTTGCCACTCTGGCTCACCGTTCTAGACTTGTTACGGGCTTACATGCACGCGGACAACAGCGAGCTCCTCTTTGAAGCGATACCCGAGTCGTTGAAGAACATGCTATTGGTGATGTCTTCCGCCAATGTGTTGGCTCCGAACTCGAATTTGTGGGCACCTACCTGGAGAACTATCGACAGTTTCTTGCCCGATTTGAAGGCTGAACTGTTCTCTGAGCCACTACCACCCCCGATACCGTTACAGACGCCGCAAACTTCGCAAGTTATCAGCTTGGtcgagcagcagcaacagcaaacgTCGTTTTCCGGGTCCCTGGCGCTGCAGCCGGTAAGCGTGCCAGCCAGTGAAACGGAACATCCGCCGTGCCAAGAAGAAGAGACGAAACCTGTATCCGTGACGGAAACTCCAAGTTCTAGCCCAACGAACAATCCCGTGTCGATCTCGATACCTTTGGCGCCCTTGTCATTCGAGATGAAAGAATCGCAACGGGTGATCACGCTGGTGAATCAGCAGCCACCGAGCGTTTCTAGTCCAGTTGCGGTGCAACCAGCCGCGCAACAAGTGTTCGACGTTTGTCAATCCATCCGTCACACGAGTATCGAATATTTAGAGCAGAAGCGAATGTCAACGGACGAAGATGATTTCGAACGATTACCAAAGATTAGTCAGAACAACGAGCAAGAGCACGACGTCTTGATCAATTACGAAGAATGGAAACAACAGCAACACTCTGTACAGTATTTACCGTATAAGCGGGAACCGCAAGACGTTGGAACGATCAACTCCTCGCATCGCGCGAACTCGTCTGAGGTGAATCAATGTCCTGCATTCTAGCAGGAGCCTATCGGGTTGCTGATCGATCCTCATCGTATATTCTGGCAGCTTTGATCATTTTTTCATTTCGATTTTTTGATTATCTTTGCGTTTGTACGCTCATTTCGGTTCTAGATGTTCTGACCTCTTATAGCCCTGTGCCGAACAAACTTGGCTATCGGAGAGTGTAGTaacaaaaaaaggaaaaaacgtaTAATCGATACCAGAGATACATTGAACTCGTAAATTAGATGGAGGTCAGAAAATTGTAGCAACGATCCAAGGTAAAAGGCGACGTTTCGAATTTACACATTTTCTTTCGGTTCTTCGTATCTCTAGTATTCCGAGTTCCGTTTCCTACGGCTGAAGAGGTTCCAGACGAGGAACATTGTTTTTCATTTCGCTTTGTTGCGCTGCGCGTTAATTTGCGAGACGTTCTATTTCCACGATGCATCGATTTAGCACAATTCCCTCCGTTTATTTTCTTTTCGTTAGTTTGTATCATACAATTACCGTTAATTTTAATACACGAAAAGGCGAATAATAATCGGAATATTTTCTTTGCAGACGACAACTGTAGATTCTACGGCGGCGACGATGTTTAATTCTGCGGCGTATTTTAGCGAGGATCCCGCGGCGGATCGACTATTCGCCGTGACTAATCCTTGACCACTGTACATTCGTCATGTATATTGTATgatataaatatttgtatgGAGCACGAATTCCTTTGTCCGTGGAAAAGATATTACCAAGTTTGGTTCCAACTGGAAGAGAAAAATCAGTAGACATAATAGTAAATGGATTTTCGGCTTTATGTATATTTAAGCATGGCAATATATTGATAATAATATATTACAATGTAatcgatattattattaatatatacgtatatgtaAAATATATCCGTATACCATGCGGTTCAAATAAAGCGTTGCTGCAAGTTGTTTTCTCAGAAACCAAACAAGATACCAACTTCATTTTCGTTTTAGTATTGAATAGTCCAGGGAGGCTAATCTTTTCAAGTGCAATACTTGATTTTCTTTTCTTCGATCGCCCGTTGTTTCATTTTATTCAGTTTGGTAAAAGCTATGAAGTCGATATCTTCATTGGTTTCTGAGGTAATGGTTTGCAATGCTTTTATTGAATCGCATGGTATACGTATATGTACATGGGTCACAGGTAGTGGGTATATGTCATAATAAGTAGGACTCCTTTTTTAACTTGGTTGGTCACCTCGATAATTGCACGAGTGTTTTGAGTCAATATTTATTCGCACGACATTTGAGATTCGTTTTCTTGCGATTATCGAGTTTCCACTGTAATTAGTATACCGGGAAGTA
This genomic window from Colletes latitarsis isolate SP2378_abdomen chromosome 8, iyColLati1, whole genome shotgun sequence contains:
- the Garz gene encoding sec7 domain-containing protein garz isoform X1 yields the protein MSRIAKMACPGGGLYVVESEVCLLVTAMRRGARWSSHSYQDDDQDALIKSLTTLKEALNEAKDLSQLEPGVFLAPFLEIIRSEETTGPVTSLALSAVNKMISYGLIDHDHPVIAQCVEAVADAVTHARFVGTDASGDGVVLMRILQVLRALMLSPAGDYLSNESSYEIMTSCFRICFETRLSELLRRTAEHCLRDMVQHLFTRLPQFADDTRVLLNMKKMRTDSMESTRSKNKRNKNHFKQKAKPNLNDLDEMEAPLLSSVDRVKTDNLPTPTVSPVGNIVDMQGSLDQGTIEKTEEEKSDTKDYNKKDLNEKSESTKQESELDAQKKIQDETDTMECKENNNESEKNTNTLTEKEQISQSESKSIEKEEADEQNQIKETPPIKQENQGNYNNCILNKFNNYIVCIIFVENQSVGDEKSIDLITSPTGSVEDLSIDESISSGYKTSTVKESEQVEEYVNAQGVRFMPLQQLAPYGALCIRELFRSLISLCSPLEKQNNEVVMHLGLNLLQVALEIAADALSNFPSLLALVKDDLCRNLILLLGTDRLSILAADLQVSFLLFESQREHLKFQMEHYIRKLMEIVDSDSNRISYDQRELALEAIVRLWRIPGLPAELYINYDCGLYSTNLYEELMKLLSKNASALMGNMYNMQFISLDAIIMLISGMEIRCKGYKELCKPSRHSASPNLPTREELLAIKANKRWLVLGTEKFNENPREGISKLTEHNLLGGSPGNPDPEKVAKFLKENPGLDKKAIGEYISKKENKNILNCFVHNFDLRNTRVDQALRLYLESFRLPGEAPLISLLLEKFAEHWHDSNGKPFTSADAAFTLAYAVIMLNVDQHNYNVKRQNNPMTADEFKRNLKKVNGGADFDQEMLDEIYTSIKNEEIVMPAEQTGLVKDNYLWKVLLRRGAGPETFYLKIGNAGEFIDKELAEQAWAPIISALCRAYDKAPDKTLQRRVADTFLRCASISAHYGMSSDLDTLVVSLCKFTGLATGAEPERVVLHLGRSSKCQLAARTLFKISRMHGDAIRASWKNIVDSLQSLYKARLLPKSLVEGEDFIDPSGKVSLLREPTTPKSPPVDQGIFSSLYSYIALDTSRMSHPAEATARKRVIEFVANCNLKQIIEESKFLQVESLRSLIGALVFSNTKDEDVSVFLLELLLEVTIQNRDRVTCIWPIVQPHLDALLTTAARENHPYLLERVAVGMLRLAIRLLRGEECAWTVLLPLLPLTHLPSATAAPLARQIAYGLFELLKTGAANIHSTEDWRVVFSLLECAGAGALSPKQSNTVLDEVSNSRTSVLDPRPISPVPEWALMSPTGTEAPLPVAADTIVLDRDLLPHDPAALAKCCESLTFLVRDVAHVTPFNFELCIRCVRTFAEAVLQSTGKRSRVCNTTKEAAGYQQSSIQLLDLMHTLHTRTAQVFRWWAEEGNAMEGVSLWSQVWRPLLQGIARLCCDARRPVRTAAITYLQSTLLAHDLTQLSAVEWSQCLEQVLFPLLAQLLGPIASNDPIGVEETRVRAAMLLSKVFLHHLNPLLTLPGFLPLWLTVLDLLRAYMHADNSELLFEAIPESLKNMLLVMSSANVLAPNSNLWAPTWRTIDSFLPDLKAELFSEPLPPPIPLQTPQTSQVISLVEQQQQQTSFSGSLALQPVSVPASETEHPPCQEEETKPVSVTETPSSSPTNNPVSISIPLAPLSFEMKESQRVITLVNQQPPSVSSPVAVQPAAQQVFDVCQSIRHTSIEYLEQKRMSTDEDDFERLPKISQNNEQEHDVLINYEEWKQQQHSVQYLPYKREPQDVGTINSSHRANSSETTTVDSTAATMFNSAAYFSEDPAADRLFAVTNP
- the Garz gene encoding sec7 domain-containing protein garz isoform X2, whose product is MSRIAKMACPGGGLYVVESEVCLLVTAMRRGARWSSHSYQDDDQDALIKSLTTLKEALNEAKDLSQLEPGVFLAPFLEIIRSEETTGPVTSLALSAVNKMISYGLIDHDHPVIAQCVEAVADAVTHARFVGTDASGDGVVLMRILQVLRALMLSPAGDYLSNESSYEIMTSCFRICFETRLSELLRRTAEHCLRDMVQHLFTRLPQFADDTRVLLNMKKMRTDSMESTRSKNKRNKNHFKQKAKPNLNDLDEMEAPLLSSVDRVKTDNLPTPTVSPVGNIVDMQGSLDQGTIEKTEEEKSDTKDYNKKDLNEKSESTKQESELDAQKKIQDETDTMECKENNNESEKNTNTLTEKEQISQSESKSIEKEEADEQNQIKETPPIKQENQENQSVGDEKSIDLITSPTGSVEDLSIDESISSGYKTSTVKESEQVEEYVNAQGVRFMPLQQLAPYGALCIRELFRSLISLCSPLEKQNNEVVMHLGLNLLQVALEIAADALSNFPSLLALVKDDLCRNLILLLGTDRLSILAADLQVSFLLFESQREHLKFQMEHYIRKLMEIVDSDSNRISYDQRELALEAIVRLWRIPGLPAELYINYDCGLYSTNLYEELMKLLSKNASALMGNMYNMQFISLDAIIMLISGMEIRCKGYKELCKPSRHSASPNLPTREELLAIKANKRWLVLGTEKFNENPREGISKLTEHNLLGGSPGNPDPEKVAKFLKENPGLDKKAIGEYISKKENKNILNCFVHNFDLRNTRVDQALRLYLESFRLPGEAPLISLLLEKFAEHWHDSNGKPFTSADAAFTLAYAVIMLNVDQHNYNVKRQNNPMTADEFKRNLKKVNGGADFDQEMLDEIYTSIKNEEIVMPAEQTGLVKDNYLWKVLLRRGAGPETFYLKIGNAGEFIDKELAEQAWAPIISALCRAYDKAPDKTLQRRVADTFLRCASISAHYGMSSDLDTLVVSLCKFTGLATGAEPERVVLHLGRSSKCQLAARTLFKISRMHGDAIRASWKNIVDSLQSLYKARLLPKSLVEGEDFIDPSGKVSLLREPTTPKSPPVDQGIFSSLYSYIALDTSRMSHPAEATARKRVIEFVANCNLKQIIEESKFLQVESLRSLIGALVFSNTKDEDVSVFLLELLLEVTIQNRDRVTCIWPIVQPHLDALLTTAARENHPYLLERVAVGMLRLAIRLLRGEECAWTVLLPLLPLTHLPSATAAPLARQIAYGLFELLKTGAANIHSTEDWRVVFSLLECAGAGALSPKQSNTVLDEVSNSRTSVLDPRPISPVPEWALMSPTGTEAPLPVAADTIVLDRDLLPHDPAALAKCCESLTFLVRDVAHVTPFNFELCIRCVRTFAEAVLQSTGKRSRVCNTTKEAAGYQQSSIQLLDLMHTLHTRTAQVFRWWAEEGNAMEGVSLWSQVWRPLLQGIARLCCDARRPVRTAAITYLQSTLLAHDLTQLSAVEWSQCLEQVLFPLLAQLLGPIASNDPIGVEETRVRAAMLLSKVFLHHLNPLLTLPGFLPLWLTVLDLLRAYMHADNSELLFEAIPESLKNMLLVMSSANVLAPNSNLWAPTWRTIDSFLPDLKAELFSEPLPPPIPLQTPQTSQVISLVEQQQQQTSFSGSLALQPVSVPASETEHPPCQEEETKPVSVTETPSSSPTNNPVSISIPLAPLSFEMKESQRVITLVNQQPPSVSSPVAVQPAAQQVFDVCQSIRHTSIEYLEQKRMSTDEDDFERLPKISQNNEQEHDVLINYEEWKQQQHSVQYLPYKREPQDVGTINSSHRANSSETTTVDSTAATMFNSAAYFSEDPAADRLFAVTNP